A genomic segment from Candidatus Abyssobacteria bacterium SURF_5 encodes:
- a CDS encoding metal-sulfur cluster assembly factor — MTLKDHIMRGLAQVIDPETGLNVVRMGLVHEVSIDETQGNVHVLFRPTSYFCPLAFRLAVDIRDALKAVPGVNSAKVEVADFIHARELNQVLSGGKARNSEMRET, encoded by the coding sequence ATGACACTGAAGGATCACATAATGCGGGGCCTCGCGCAGGTAATCGATCCGGAAACCGGACTGAATGTCGTTCGCATGGGTTTGGTTCACGAAGTCAGTATCGATGAAACTCAGGGAAATGTACACGTCTTGTTCCGGCCAACCTCCTACTTTTGCCCGCTCGCCTTCAGGCTGGCTGTCGACATCCGTGACGCCTTGAAGGCAGTCCCCGGCGTAAATTCCGCAAAAGTTGAGGTCGCGGACTTCATACACGCAAGGGAGCTAAATCAGGTATTGTCGGGCGGCAAAGCTCGGAATTCTGAAATGAGAGAGACGTGA
- a CDS encoding iron-sulfur cluster assembly scaffold protein encodes MTDAGVGKNDAFDAFLEQLQQYILDETKRGFGDKVVERWQHPLYMRAMDDADGHATVKGICGDSMEIFLKFQDNAVLSASFLTDGCGATVVCGSYAAEMSFGKAPDDLLEITGESILTELGGLPPDHQHCAFLAAASLHAAVDDYLVKLARKRRTEGALDGT; translated from the coding sequence ATGACTGATGCAGGTGTCGGAAAGAATGATGCGTTTGATGCTTTTCTGGAGCAATTACAGCAGTATATTTTAGATGAGACAAAGCGGGGCTTTGGAGATAAAGTCGTCGAGCGCTGGCAGCATCCTCTTTACATGCGAGCGATGGATGATGCCGATGGGCATGCCACGGTAAAAGGGATATGTGGCGACAGCATGGAAATTTTTCTCAAATTTCAAGACAACGCCGTTCTCAGCGCTTCGTTCCTCACTGACGGCTGCGGCGCGACGGTGGTATGCGGCTCTTATGCCGCGGAAATGTCTTTTGGCAAGGCGCCGGATGACCTGCTTGAAATCACGGGTGAAAGCATCCTAACGGAGCTTGGAGGGCTTCCTCCCGATCATCAGCATTGCGCCTTTCTTGCGGCCGCGTCGCTGCATGCGGCGGTTGACGATTACCTGGTCAAACTAGCGCGGAAACGCCGAACTGAAGGCGCGCTGGACGGCACATAG
- a CDS encoding class I SAM-dependent methyltransferase — protein MTSSYYESCRSDFWKRVFQQEVDYLRRELAGCKNLLSVGCGPAIIEGMLGHYGFDVTGLDISQEALNQAPDQVRTVLGSAEQTNIESSSFDAIIYVASLQFIDNYSEALRESERILRPGGTILVMLLNPESFFFKQKRRDPESYVNKIRHVNLKAIEQAISQIFALEKTEYFLGIRGPELFKSADPAHSSLYCVKAKKRI, from the coding sequence TCCAACAAGAGGTAGACTATCTCCGGAGAGAACTAGCCGGTTGCAAAAACCTCCTGAGTGTTGGCTGTGGACCAGCGATTATAGAGGGCATGCTTGGTCATTACGGATTTGACGTCACGGGGCTGGATATTTCTCAAGAAGCTCTGAATCAAGCTCCCGATCAAGTGAGGACCGTGCTGGGCTCAGCGGAGCAGACTAATATCGAAAGCTCAAGCTTCGACGCAATAATATACGTGGCGTCTCTCCAGTTTATAGACAACTATTCTGAAGCGCTCCGCGAAAGCGAGAGGATCCTCAGACCTGGAGGAACCATCCTTGTTATGCTTCTGAATCCAGAATCGTTCTTCTTCAAACAGAAAAGGAGGGATCCTGAGTCCTACGTCAATAAGATCAGGCACGTGAACTTGAAAGCCATCGAACAGGCGATTTCCCAAATCTTCGCACTGGAAAAAACGGAATACTTCCTCGGAATAAGAGGACCCGAACTTTTTAAATCGGCGGACCCGGCCCATTCAAGCCTGTATTGCGTAAAAGCGAAAAAGAGAATTTGA